One genomic window of Paraburkholderia acidiphila includes the following:
- a CDS encoding MDR family MFS transporter — protein MAVHTAAHHSSGQVLPFRESLLAMLGVSFVTMLVALDQTVVGTALPTIVAELRGFELYAWVATSYLLTSVITVPIFGRLGDYYGRKPFVIASIVVFTAASVLCGAANSMLFLVIARGLQGIGGGMLVGTAFACIPDLFPDSVVRLRWQVLMSSAFGIANAVGPSLGGFLTQYYGWRSVFYVNLPVGLLSLLFVWKYLPHLRHVAHEARMRLDWPGALLIAVALGSLQLFVERLPGHGLSASAIGLLVLALAAGWALWQWERRCPQAILPVDMFRNASLNALFTLAVLGGFTMFSLLFYAPLLFQGGFGMTPKEAGVVITPLVVFITIGSIANGRIVSRIRNPNLMLYIGFTMIAAACFAVALATRGTPRGLLMAFMIVAGIGLGFVMPNLTVFAQQTAGREHLGIATALLQSLRMIGGMIGTALTGTMVTQLYSSGVQRALDADHATHWLPQLADPQILINRDAQATLIADLTHAGHNGAPLLEAAREALVGAIHLGIAVAAVIAVVSIWQTRRVPPVKLQRKLEPVIHAD, from the coding sequence ATGGCCGTTCATACCGCTGCCCACCATTCGAGCGGGCAGGTTCTGCCGTTCCGGGAGTCGCTGCTCGCGATGCTCGGCGTCTCGTTCGTGACGATGCTCGTCGCGCTCGACCAGACCGTCGTGGGCACCGCGCTGCCGACCATCGTCGCCGAGCTGCGCGGGTTCGAACTTTACGCGTGGGTCGCCACGTCTTATCTGCTCACCTCGGTCATTACTGTCCCCATTTTTGGGCGCCTCGGCGACTATTACGGGCGCAAGCCGTTCGTGATCGCGTCGATCGTCGTCTTCACCGCCGCTTCCGTGCTGTGCGGCGCCGCCAACAGCATGCTGTTCCTCGTGATCGCGCGCGGGCTGCAAGGCATCGGCGGCGGCATGCTGGTTGGCACGGCCTTCGCCTGCATTCCCGATCTCTTTCCTGATTCCGTCGTGCGCCTGCGCTGGCAGGTGCTGATGAGTTCCGCGTTCGGTATCGCCAATGCGGTCGGGCCGTCGCTCGGCGGCTTTCTCACGCAGTACTACGGCTGGCGTTCCGTGTTCTACGTGAATCTGCCCGTGGGCCTGCTTTCGCTGCTTTTCGTGTGGAAGTATCTGCCGCACTTGCGTCACGTCGCGCACGAGGCGCGCATGCGCCTCGACTGGCCGGGCGCGCTCCTCATCGCTGTCGCGCTCGGCAGCTTGCAGCTTTTCGTGGAGCGTTTGCCGGGGCACGGTCTCAGCGCTTCGGCCATCGGCCTGCTCGTCCTTGCGCTGGCGGCCGGCTGGGCGCTCTGGCAATGGGAGCGGCGCTGCCCGCAGGCCATCCTGCCCGTCGACATGTTCCGCAACGCGAGCCTGAACGCGCTCTTCACGCTGGCCGTGCTGGGCGGCTTCACGATGTTCTCGCTCCTCTTCTATGCTCCGCTCCTGTTCCAGGGCGGTTTTGGCATGACGCCGAAGGAAGCGGGCGTCGTCATCACGCCGCTCGTGGTGTTCATCACGATTGGGAGTATCGCGAACGGGCGCATCGTCTCGCGCATCCGCAACCCAAACTTGATGCTCTACATCGGCTTCACGATGATCGCGGCAGCGTGCTTCGCGGTGGCGCTCGCCACGCGCGGCACACCGCGCGGCCTGCTCATGGCATTCATGATCGTGGCTGGCATCGGCCTTGGCTTCGTCATGCCGAATCTCACCGTGTTCGCGCAGCAGACGGCAGGTCGCGAGCATCTGGGCATCGCCACGGCGCTGCTGCAGTCGCTGCGGATGATCGGCGGCATGATCGGCACGGCGCTCACCGGCACGATGGTCACGCAGCTCTATTCGAGCGGCGTGCAACGCGCGCTGGACGCCGATCACGCCACGCACTGGCTGCCGCAACTCGCCGATCCGCAGATCCTCATCAACCGCGACGCGCAGGCAACGCTCATCGCCGATCTCACGCACGCCGGGCATAATGGCGCGCCGCTGCTCGAAGCCGCACGCGAAGCGCTTGTGGGCGCGATTCACCTCGGTATTGCCGTGGCGGCGGTGATCGCGGTGGTGTCGATCTGGCAAACCCGGCGCGTGCCGCCGGTCAAGCTGCAGCGCAAGCTGGAGCCCGTGATTCACGCGGATTGA
- a CDS encoding CHRD domain-containing protein, with product MNVLRPLQLTLALCVLASSAAYADTVALKADLEPSSEVPPRVSQGHGMLNATFDTSTKSLNWTITYEGLSGPASAAHFHGPAPVGQNAGVQVPIPKGELASPIKGSATLNEQQVTQLMGGQWYFNIHTAQNPSGEIRGQVLPAN from the coding sequence ATGAATGTGCTTCGTCCGCTGCAGCTCACTCTCGCTCTGTGTGTCCTCGCCTCCAGCGCTGCGTACGCTGACACTGTCGCGCTGAAAGCCGATCTCGAACCGTCCAGCGAAGTGCCGCCGCGTGTCAGTCAGGGCCACGGCATGCTCAACGCCACGTTCGACACGTCCACGAAATCGCTGAACTGGACGATCACGTACGAAGGGCTCTCCGGCCCGGCCTCCGCCGCGCACTTTCACGGCCCCGCGCCCGTTGGGCAGAACGCCGGGGTGCAGGTCCCGATTCCGAAGGGCGAACTGGCAAGCCCGATCAAGGGTTCCGCCACGCTCAACGAGCAGCAGGTCACTCAGCTGATGGGCGGCCAGTGGTATTTCAACATTCATACGGCGCAAAACCCGTCAGGCGAGATTCGCGGCCAGGTGCTGCCCGCCAATTGA
- a CDS encoding LysR family transcriptional regulator, whose product MNQLQAMRVFVSVAEHGSFGRAAMSLNMSNAVVTRYVALLESHLETRLINRNTRSASLTEAGAAYAQGCRQVLDDLARIETHIAHGVSVPSGTLRVVAHASFSLHDLTPMLERYLDAFPKVRLSLTLLHRPVDLIEEGFDAGIVAPRQVSGGTLIRRPLLSVAPVAVASPVYLASHAAPQCPADLARHTLLAPSADIHGNEWHFEGPGGVRKPVLIEPAYAVNNSVMLRQAAIAGMGITILPANHVDADLASGQLVRVLAGWDIRDADKELSLVYPGRRHVPAKTRSFVDFTVEWFRQHDTAATSAITSIPCNS is encoded by the coding sequence ATGAATCAGCTGCAGGCCATGCGCGTGTTCGTCAGCGTTGCCGAGCATGGCTCGTTCGGCCGCGCGGCAATGAGTCTGAACATGTCGAACGCGGTGGTCACCCGCTACGTGGCATTGCTCGAATCCCATCTGGAAACGCGACTCATCAACCGCAACACGCGCAGCGCTTCGCTCACCGAGGCGGGAGCCGCCTATGCGCAGGGCTGCCGGCAGGTCCTCGACGATCTGGCGCGCATAGAAACCCATATCGCGCATGGCGTATCGGTGCCGTCCGGCACGTTGCGCGTCGTTGCACACGCTTCGTTTTCGCTGCACGACCTCACGCCGATGCTCGAGCGCTACCTCGATGCGTTCCCGAAAGTCCGGCTCTCGCTTACGCTGCTGCACCGTCCGGTCGACCTGATTGAGGAAGGATTCGACGCGGGCATCGTGGCGCCGCGTCAGGTGAGCGGGGGCACCCTGATCCGCCGCCCGCTTTTGAGCGTCGCACCGGTTGCTGTCGCTTCGCCCGTCTACCTCGCGAGCCATGCTGCGCCGCAATGCCCCGCCGATCTCGCCCGTCACACGCTGCTTGCGCCTTCCGCCGATATTCATGGCAACGAATGGCACTTCGAGGGCCCGGGCGGAGTCCGCAAACCTGTGCTGATCGAACCGGCGTACGCTGTGAACAATTCCGTGATGCTGCGTCAGGCCGCGATCGCGGGTATGGGCATCACGATCCTGCCGGCAAACCACGTGGACGCCGATCTCGCATCCGGCCAGCTCGTGCGCGTGCTGGCCGGATGGGACATTCGCGACGCAGACAAGGAACTCTCGCTCGTCTATCCCGGCCGCCGCCACGTTCCGGCAAAAACACGTTCGTTCGTTGACTTCACAGTCGAATGGTTTCGCCAGCACGACACTGCGGCGACAAGCGCGATTACCAGCATTCCCTGTAATAGTTAA
- a CDS encoding alpha/beta hydrolase — MSWQSRLICRFLRRTFLPQTRKSINVARVRMLTARRIWTPGVPSGWRLREQYDASDVPLRGEWLVRERSPAQRTLLYLHGGGYYFCSPRSQRAISFGLGKRAGADVFSLDYRLAPEHPFPAALEDALAAYRHLLANGTRPGSIVISGDSAGGGLALATVVALRDAGDPLPAGAVLFSPWTDLAATGASIRENDGRDPMFSGEVFARIAPFYLGSASASDPYVSPLYADFRGLPPLSLFVGSSETLLDDTRRVVERARAAGVSVECEIAGGMPHIWPIYAPFMPEARRTLDVAASFVRRVTGAQVRGDEKPQPPQSSATSIAS; from the coding sequence ATGAGCTGGCAAAGCAGGCTGATCTGCAGGTTCCTGCGCCGCACGTTTCTGCCGCAAACGCGCAAGTCAATCAACGTCGCACGCGTGCGCATGCTGACGGCTAGGCGTATCTGGACCCCAGGTGTGCCGAGCGGCTGGCGCTTGCGCGAGCAGTACGACGCCTCCGATGTCCCGTTGCGCGGCGAGTGGCTTGTCCGCGAGCGCTCGCCCGCGCAGCGCACGCTCCTCTATCTGCATGGCGGCGGGTATTACTTCTGCTCGCCGCGCTCGCAGCGCGCGATCTCGTTCGGTCTGGGCAAGCGCGCCGGCGCAGACGTCTTCTCGCTCGACTATCGCCTTGCGCCCGAGCATCCGTTTCCTGCTGCACTCGAGGACGCATTGGCCGCGTATCGCCACTTGCTGGCAAACGGCACGCGGCCTGGCTCGATTGTGATCAGCGGCGATTCTGCGGGCGGTGGGCTGGCGTTGGCCACAGTCGTCGCCTTGCGCGACGCGGGCGATCCGCTTCCCGCCGGCGCCGTGCTTTTTTCACCCTGGACGGATCTTGCGGCGACGGGCGCCTCGATACGCGAGAACGACGGGCGCGATCCCATGTTCAGCGGCGAGGTCTTCGCGCGCATTGCGCCGTTCTACCTCGGCTCGGCAAGTGCGAGCGATCCCTACGTGTCGCCGCTTTATGCCGACTTTCGCGGCTTGCCGCCGCTAAGCCTCTTCGTCGGAAGCTCCGAAACGCTGCTCGACGACACGCGCCGCGTAGTCGAACGCGCGCGCGCCGCAGGCGTGTCGGTGGAGTGCGAGATTGCCGGTGGCATGCCGCACATCTGGCCGATCTATGCGCCGTTCATGCCCGAAGCGCGCCGCACGCTCGACGTCGCCGCGAGCTTCGTGCGCCGCGTGACCGGTGCGCAGGTGCGCGGCGACGAGAAACCGCAGCCGCCTCAATCGAGCGCGACGTCGATCGCGTCATAG
- a CDS encoding porin, whose translation MKKKLAIAAAVAATFASASYAQSSVTLYGIVDAGITYTTNVNGDRNFALTSGNVSASRWGLRGVEDLGGGLKTIFTLESGFNVANGQQNGGLFNRQAFVGLTQDQYGTVTFGRQFDSMIDYVGPLTAVGTWGGNYTAHLMDNDDLNGTFSLNNTIKYASPNFSGFQFGGLYAFSNQAGGFAVNRAYSAGMSYAYQGLRLGAAYTQINGVNANGGGAVQGSPMANTLGALSDLSGNARQRNWGAGASYTYGPMVGGVVFTQSRVNDTLGNSLRLNNIEANARYNLTPALGIGAMYTYTNANGSVLDANGSSSAHWHQFALQADYSLSKRTDVYLEGVGMWGAGQNAVGITQVGFQGNDNFSSSKNQGIITTGIRHRF comes from the coding sequence ATGAAAAAGAAATTGGCTATCGCGGCGGCAGTCGCCGCGACTTTTGCATCGGCGTCGTACGCGCAAAGCAGCGTCACGCTGTACGGTATTGTTGATGCAGGTATTACCTACACGACCAATGTCAACGGCGACCGGAACTTCGCGCTGACGAGCGGTAACGTCTCGGCGAGCCGCTGGGGCCTGCGCGGCGTTGAGGATCTCGGTGGCGGCCTGAAGACGATCTTCACCTTGGAAAGCGGCTTCAATGTCGCGAACGGCCAGCAGAACGGTGGCCTGTTCAATCGTCAGGCGTTCGTCGGTCTGACGCAAGACCAGTACGGCACGGTCACGTTCGGTCGCCAGTTCGACTCGATGATCGACTACGTCGGTCCGCTCACCGCAGTGGGCACCTGGGGCGGCAATTACACGGCCCACCTCATGGACAACGACGACCTGAACGGCACGTTCTCGCTCAACAATACGATCAAGTATGCCAGCCCGAACTTCTCGGGCTTCCAGTTCGGCGGCCTCTACGCGTTCTCGAACCAGGCCGGCGGCTTCGCGGTCAACCGCGCGTACAGCGCCGGTATGAGCTATGCGTACCAGGGCCTGCGTCTTGGTGCGGCCTATACGCAGATCAATGGCGTGAATGCCAACGGCGGCGGCGCGGTCCAGGGCTCGCCGATGGCGAACACGCTCGGCGCGCTCAGCGATCTCAGCGGCAATGCGCGTCAGCGCAACTGGGGTGCAGGCGCAAGCTACACCTATGGTCCGATGGTCGGCGGCGTCGTGTTCACGCAGTCGCGCGTCAACGACACGCTGGGCAATTCGCTGCGCCTGAACAACATCGAAGCCAACGCACGCTACAACCTGACGCCGGCTCTCGGCATCGGCGCGATGTACACGTACACGAATGCGAACGGCTCGGTGCTCGACGCGAACGGCAGCAGTTCGGCGCACTGGCACCAGTTCGCGCTGCAAGCCGACTACTCGCTCTCGAAGCGCACGGATGTGTACCTCGAAGGCGTCGGCATGTGGGGTGCTGGCCAGAATGCAGTGGGCATCACGCAAGTGGGCTTCCAGGGCAACGACAACTTCTCGTCGTCGAAGAACCAGGGGATCATCACGACGGGTATCCGTCACCGCTTCTAA
- a CDS encoding EcsC family protein translates to MTDPTSELTAADPARAGAAAAFTEADLDALRRAKHQLETPPLGMKLAAIVGAPVEKLLARLPGVANDKVADATQSALRKCLQLALKTLGKQGALATAEARTNTKPSNLLHKFAVATTGAAGGAFGLFALPVELPVTTTLMFRSICDIARSEGENLASTDTQLQCLTVFGMGGRSAADDEADFGYFIARGALAKAVSAASSEMATKGFAAHGSTALLKLMQTVAARFSVQVSEQVAAKSIPAIGAVLGAMVNTVFIDHFQQVAHGHFTVRRLERHYGEAAVHAAYDAIDVALD, encoded by the coding sequence ATGACCGACCCCACAAGCGAACTCACAGCCGCCGATCCAGCCCGCGCGGGCGCCGCCGCGGCTTTCACCGAGGCCGATCTCGACGCGCTGCGGCGCGCCAAACATCAGCTCGAAACGCCGCCGCTCGGCATGAAGCTCGCGGCCATCGTGGGCGCGCCGGTGGAAAAGCTGCTGGCGCGGCTGCCCGGCGTCGCCAACGACAAGGTGGCCGACGCGACGCAATCCGCGCTACGCAAGTGCCTGCAGCTCGCGCTGAAAACGCTCGGCAAACAAGGTGCGCTCGCCACCGCCGAGGCTCGCACGAACACAAAGCCGAGCAATCTGCTGCACAAGTTCGCGGTGGCGACCACGGGCGCGGCGGGCGGCGCATTCGGCCTGTTCGCGCTGCCGGTCGAGTTGCCCGTCACGACCACGCTGATGTTTCGCTCGATTTGCGACATCGCGCGCAGCGAAGGCGAGAATCTGGCCAGCACCGACACGCAGCTGCAATGCCTGACCGTATTCGGCATGGGGGGCCGCTCGGCTGCCGACGACGAAGCCGACTTCGGCTATTTCATCGCACGCGGCGCGCTTGCGAAGGCGGTATCGGCTGCGTCGTCGGAAATGGCAACGAAGGGCTTTGCCGCGCACGGCTCGACCGCGCTCCTCAAGCTCATGCAGACCGTGGCCGCGCGCTTCTCCGTGCAGGTGAGCGAGCAGGTCGCGGCGAAATCGATACCGGCTATCGGTGCGGTGCTCGGCGCCATGGTCAACACGGTGTTCATCGACCATTTCCAGCAGGTGGCGCATGGGCATTTCACTGTGCGCCGGCTAGAGCGCCACTACGGCGAAGCCGCCGTGCATGCGGCCTATGACGCGATCGACGTCGCGCTCGATTGA